Proteins found in one Cherax quadricarinatus isolate ZL_2023a unplaced genomic scaffold, ASM3850222v1 Contig354, whole genome shotgun sequence genomic segment:
- the LOC138851333 gene encoding uncharacterized protein, whose product MVAPYEIGDVMCSFVRVRGSGADKAAMLICWDLARSSTVAGAVPVQPTIPSAIPITILFKPAKSDEENNRPNSEEQGAVAQVDEQTEERASAKSISKNASASKQESSVAQAARPTEEPCPNISNCTPLKPDGGGQSAGARKRKHIIESGRLEQESGPSLTKVQCVSQEMEEDGKIATIIGALSQVQEEVSKLTKERDQLRKENEELRNRLTLFHDLFRNKKRLSLLVRRIGITN is encoded by the coding sequence ATGGTTGCTCCATATGAAATTGGAGATGTTATGTGTTCCTTTGTTCGTGTCCGAGGAAGTGGAGCAGACAAAGCTGCAATGCTTATTTGCTGGGACCTTGCTCGCTCTTCAACAGTTGCTGGAGCAGTACCTGTTCAGCCAACAATCCCATCAGCCATCCCAATAACTATATTGTTCAAGCCAGCAAAATCTGATGAAGAAAATAACAGACCTAACAGTGAAGAGCAAGGAGCTGTAGCTCAGGTTGATGAGCAAACGGAGGAAAGAGCATCAGCAAAATCCATCAGTAAGAATGCCTCTGCAAGCAAGCAGGAAAGCTCTGTGGCACAGGCAGCAAGACCAACTGAAGAACCATGTCCAAATATATCAAATTGTACACCTCTGAAGCCTGATGGTGGAGGACAATCTGCAGGTGCACGCAAAAGAAAGCACATCATTGAGTCTGGAAGATTAGAACAAGAGAGTGGACCTTCACTCACAAAGGTTCAGTGCGTGTCACAGGAAATGGAAGAAGACGGTAAAATTGCTACTATTATTGGTGCATTATCAcaagtacaggaggaagtatCCAAACTGACTAAAGAACGTGATCAACTACGTAAAGAAAATGAAGAGCTCCGAAACAGGTTGACCCTGTTCCATGATCTCTTCAGGAACAAGAAGCGCCTTTCATTGCTTGTTAGGCGCATAGGCATAACAAACTAA